A window of the Tunturibacter empetritectus genome harbors these coding sequences:
- a CDS encoding ABC transporter permease → MNSFLQDLRFSLRQIRRSPGFMVTAVLTLALGVGANTAIFSLLDQALLRSLPVRAPEQLVVLEGTGKVWEGHFSNHGGDEEAYFSYPMYKDLRDQNQVFDGMLATAPADIGFVYNGDPQHGRAELVSGNYFTLLGVRPAVGRLLTQSDDMKPDANPVAVVSFDLWKNRFGADPAIVGATALINDHPFQIVGVSAPGFRSAIWGETPDVFVPMSMLDQVMPGKGTRLANHKDRWINILGRLKTGVSRTHAESSMNPLWHSLRAEELKALGTQSQHFTDEFLTNSRMKLLLGSRGFSYQRDYYRRPLFAVMGMALLVLLMAAANVASLLLVRSAVRAREFSVRKALGAGSFRILRQLLLEGLLIGLPGGLLGMLAAPFAMRALIHQLAGDTAYIAFASSVDTRLLGFNLAIAVTASIFFSLAPALQLRRSNLTSELRQQSATGIGGRLGFRRSVVCLQVGLSVILLVGAGLFVRTMQNLRHVDVGFTTGHLVTFGINPVLAGYAPSSVAALHQRVMDKLSTLPGVRSVAATTDAELAGDDTMANVSVSGYTAPPDDDFQVESSFVTPSYFSTLEIPVIEGRSFTEEDDLAHPSVAIVNESFAKHFCGNTKSCLGRQMAGGGGNKAKLDTEIVGVVRDAKHEGIRDAVAPTRFRPLKQNPTPAILFLYLRMFGDPAQELPTIRRSIQQLDPKLAIVSLRTMDAQIDDDLSDERMISLLAVSFGALATLLAAVGLYGVLAYSTAQRTREIGIRIALGSTRLGVSRLVLADVLRLAGIGIVLAIPCSVLLAWLLRSQLYGVSSADPLTLAGVTLLIAVVAMIAAIVPARRASSVDPTTALRAE, encoded by the coding sequence ATGAACTCCTTCTTGCAGGACCTTCGCTTTTCGCTTCGCCAGATCCGCCGGTCGCCGGGATTTATGGTGACCGCTGTACTGACCCTTGCGCTGGGCGTGGGTGCGAATACGGCGATCTTTTCGCTGCTGGACCAGGCGTTGCTGCGCTCGCTACCTGTGCGCGCGCCGGAGCAACTGGTGGTTCTCGAGGGAACTGGAAAGGTTTGGGAGGGTCATTTCAGTAATCACGGAGGAGACGAGGAGGCCTATTTCTCCTATCCGATGTACAAGGACTTGCGGGATCAGAATCAGGTGTTCGACGGAATGCTGGCTACAGCTCCGGCAGACATTGGATTCGTCTACAACGGCGACCCACAACATGGCAGAGCGGAGCTTGTCAGTGGAAACTACTTCACTCTGCTCGGCGTCAGGCCGGCGGTGGGTCGACTCCTGACGCAAAGCGACGATATGAAGCCTGATGCGAATCCTGTTGCAGTCGTTAGCTTCGATCTCTGGAAGAACCGTTTTGGGGCAGACCCTGCAATCGTCGGCGCCACTGCGTTGATCAATGATCATCCTTTTCAGATCGTGGGAGTTTCGGCGCCGGGCTTCCGAAGCGCTATCTGGGGGGAGACGCCAGACGTCTTTGTGCCTATGTCGATGCTCGACCAGGTGATGCCAGGCAAAGGGACGCGACTGGCCAATCACAAAGATCGATGGATCAACATTCTTGGCAGGCTCAAGACAGGAGTATCGCGCACTCACGCCGAATCTTCGATGAACCCGCTATGGCACTCCCTTCGCGCGGAGGAGTTGAAGGCACTGGGCACACAGTCGCAGCACTTCACCGATGAGTTTCTGACAAACAGTCGCATGAAGTTGTTGCTGGGATCTAGAGGCTTTTCCTACCAACGGGATTACTATCGAAGACCGCTCTTCGCAGTGATGGGAATGGCGTTGCTGGTTCTGTTGATGGCTGCGGCCAATGTTGCAAGTCTGCTTCTAGTCCGCTCGGCGGTGCGCGCCCGGGAGTTTTCTGTGCGGAAGGCTCTCGGTGCTGGATCGTTTCGAATTCTGAGGCAGCTTCTCCTCGAAGGACTTCTGATTGGACTTCCCGGAGGCCTGCTTGGAATGCTGGCCGCCCCCTTTGCCATGCGCGCGCTCATCCATCAACTCGCCGGGGATACTGCATATATTGCCTTTGCCTCCTCGGTAGACACGCGTTTGCTTGGCTTCAATCTCGCCATCGCAGTTACGGCAAGCATCTTCTTCAGTCTTGCTCCCGCGCTTCAACTTCGCCGCTCTAACTTGACCAGCGAGCTGCGGCAACAGAGCGCTACAGGCATTGGAGGCAGGCTCGGCTTTCGGCGCTCGGTGGTATGTCTCCAGGTTGGCCTCAGCGTTATTCTGCTGGTCGGCGCTGGCCTCTTCGTACGCACCATGCAAAACCTTCGGCATGTCGATGTCGGTTTCACTACCGGGCACCTGGTCACATTCGGTATAAACCCGGTGCTTGCAGGCTATGCCCCATCGTCGGTTGCAGCTTTACATCAGCGTGTCATGGATAAGTTGTCGACATTGCCCGGCGTTCGGTCTGTTGCGGCAACAACTGACGCCGAGCTTGCAGGCGACGATACGATGGCCAACGTTTCGGTCTCTGGATACACAGCGCCACCTGATGATGACTTTCAAGTAGAGAGTTCATTTGTCACTCCATCGTACTTCTCAACGCTGGAGATTCCTGTAATCGAAGGACGATCCTTTACTGAAGAGGATGACCTCGCTCATCCATCGGTGGCGATCGTAAACGAGTCCTTCGCAAAGCACTTCTGCGGCAACACCAAAAGCTGCCTCGGACGACAGATGGCTGGCGGCGGTGGAAATAAGGCAAAGCTGGATACCGAGATCGTCGGAGTCGTTCGGGATGCAAAGCACGAAGGCATTCGCGATGCAGTGGCCCCAACCCGTTTTCGCCCATTGAAACAGAACCCCACTCCTGCAATTCTCTTCCTCTACTTGAGGATGTTCGGCGATCCGGCGCAGGAACTCCCAACAATCCGACGCTCCATTCAGCAGCTCGATCCGAAACTCGCGATCGTATCGCTACGTACGATGGACGCGCAGATCGACGACGATCTCTCCGACGAGAGAATGATCTCTTTGCTGGCAGTATCCTTTGGAGCTCTGGCGACATTACTGGCAGCGGTTGGTTTGTACGGGGTACTGGCGTACTCAACGGCACAGCGCACACGGGAGATCGGCATTCGCATCGCGCTTGGGTCAACGCGGTTGGGAGTATCGCGTCTGGTGCTGGCCGATGTGCTGCGTCTGGCGGGAATTGGGATCGTGTTGGCGATTCCCTGCTCAGTGCTGCTGGCTTGGCTGCTGCGGAGTCAGCTCTACGGCGTGTCATCCGCAGATCCGCTTACGCTGGCCGGTGTGACTTTACTGATTGCCGTAGTCGCGATGATTGCGGCGATTGTGCCTGCGCGACGTGCGTCCTCGGTTGATCCAACGACTGCGCTGCGTGCGGAATAA
- a CDS encoding alpha/beta hydrolase yields the protein MIFRLIASISLLVLVLTSAPELTAQSPPPPCKSTVTGTLEVVPLESKVYGDKRLLRVWLPSGYSGSTAPAKRYPVLYLFDGQFLFDRCTSQPFPDEWHVDEALTDLIANRTVMPLIVVGIDNAGPGRREEEYSRYGAMADAPQKLSAFMTREVLPLIDGRYRTIADRTHRGVGGSSLGSVAALSLLLDQPDTFGLGLLESTSLQVGNGRMLQDTSTIVQGPSRVSIGVGTTEVPPAEAAAHGFPDFDVAFVAMSRTLAENVKKSLMNHPKVKLTVEPGGQHQPRYWGERFGPAVTFLFPLEPDATK from the coding sequence ATGATTTTTCGTCTTATAGCTTCCATCAGCCTACTGGTTCTGGTTCTAACGAGCGCACCCGAGTTGACGGCGCAGTCACCGCCGCCGCCTTGTAAGAGCACTGTCACCGGGACACTTGAAGTGGTTCCGTTAGAGAGCAAGGTGTATGGGGATAAACGTCTTCTGCGGGTGTGGCTGCCCAGCGGCTATTCCGGCTCTACGGCTCCCGCGAAGCGGTACCCAGTGCTTTACCTCTTTGACGGGCAGTTCCTTTTTGACCGCTGCACCTCTCAGCCGTTTCCAGATGAGTGGCACGTCGACGAAGCCCTGACGGATTTGATCGCGAACAGAACTGTGATGCCATTGATTGTGGTCGGAATCGACAACGCTGGCCCGGGCCGCCGTGAGGAAGAATACTCTAGGTATGGCGCGATGGCAGACGCACCGCAAAAGCTGTCGGCGTTTATGACGCGAGAAGTCCTGCCGCTGATCGATGGGCGTTACAGGACGATTGCGGACCGGACTCACCGGGGTGTGGGTGGTTCATCGCTGGGTTCAGTCGCCGCGTTGAGTCTTCTGCTGGACCAGCCAGATACGTTCGGCCTGGGCTTGCTTGAGAGCACTTCACTGCAAGTTGGGAATGGCAGAATGCTGCAAGATACCTCGACGATCGTGCAAGGACCGTCTCGCGTCTCCATCGGAGTGGGTACGACGGAGGTGCCACCAGCGGAAGCTGCTGCGCATGGATTTCCTGATTTCGATGTTGCCTTCGTCGCGATGAGCCGGACGCTCGCCGAGAACGTGAAGAAGAGCTTGATGAACCATCCGAAGGTAAAGTTGACGGTCGAGCCGGGTGGGCAGCATCAGCCCAGATACTGGGGAGAACGCTTCGGTCCCGCGGTTACATTCCTGTTCCCGCTGGAGCCAGACGCTACGAAGTAA
- a CDS encoding DEAD/DEAH box helicase, translated as MNSATLDATEQNNEITSKHQHSAPEANTAVANPAGLPLVEDVRFTDFNISDSLKTRLTNAGFTMPTPVQAKAIPPALEGNDILATASTGTGKTLSFLIPMIQRMDANSVPSTKGKRGPIRSLILLPTRELAMQVLEAYWKLVPGSKSDAVLVCGGLSENNQLDQLDRGPRLVVATPGRLEDFLRRREININSVEMLVLDEVDRMLDMGFLPAIRRIVGALPKTRQTMCYSATLDANIREIVRDYVNKPVRIEIGQTSKPSDRVELRVYTVMQDQKLGLLDQMLRQEEGTFLVFSRTKHGADRISKKLEKLGHDADVIHGDRSQSQRTAALKGFATGRHRVLVATDVAARGIDVQDIAHVVNYDLPNASDDFVHRIGRTGRAGKKGVATTFVMPQERHDARKLERELKIKFEWREADKNLEKEVRNAPLDTTAQGQDLMQLETRSWKGNDPVTPMTTPNANYGGNKSGFRSRNGGGGFSGGRNSGGRGPGGRPNSNSRPGSSRSGPARRGQ; from the coding sequence TTGAACTCCGCAACTCTAGACGCAACAGAACAGAATAATGAGATCACTTCGAAACACCAGCACTCCGCTCCCGAAGCCAACACCGCCGTCGCGAATCCCGCAGGCCTCCCTCTCGTTGAGGATGTTCGCTTCACCGACTTCAACATCTCGGATTCGCTTAAGACCCGCCTCACCAACGCCGGCTTCACCATGCCGACCCCGGTGCAGGCCAAGGCCATCCCGCCCGCGCTCGAAGGCAACGACATCCTCGCCACTGCCTCCACCGGCACCGGCAAGACCCTCAGCTTCCTCATCCCGATGATCCAGCGCATGGACGCAAACTCCGTCCCCAGCACCAAGGGCAAGCGCGGTCCCATCCGTTCCCTCATCCTGCTGCCGACGCGCGAACTCGCCATGCAGGTCCTCGAGGCCTATTGGAAGCTCGTTCCCGGCTCGAAGAGCGACGCTGTGCTCGTCTGTGGCGGTCTCTCCGAGAACAACCAGCTCGACCAGCTCGACCGCGGCCCCCGTCTCGTCGTCGCCACCCCTGGCCGCCTCGAAGACTTCCTCCGCCGTCGCGAGATCAACATCAACTCCGTCGAGATGCTCGTGCTTGATGAAGTCGATCGCATGCTCGACATGGGCTTCCTTCCCGCCATCCGCCGCATCGTCGGCGCGCTGCCGAAGACCCGTCAGACCATGTGCTACTCCGCGACCCTCGACGCCAACATCCGCGAGATCGTCCGCGACTATGTCAACAAGCCCGTCCGCATCGAGATCGGCCAGACCTCAAAGCCGTCCGACCGTGTCGAACTCCGCGTCTACACCGTCATGCAGGACCAGAAGCTCGGCCTGCTCGACCAGATGCTGCGCCAGGAAGAGGGAACCTTCCTCGTCTTCTCGCGCACCAAGCATGGTGCTGACCGCATCTCGAAGAAGCTCGAGAAGCTGGGCCACGATGCCGACGTCATCCACGGCGACCGCAGCCAGTCCCAGCGCACCGCCGCTCTGAAGGGCTTTGCCACCGGCCGTCACCGCGTCCTGGTTGCAACCGACGTAGCCGCTCGCGGCATCGACGTGCAGGACATCGCACACGTCGTCAACTACGACCTGCCCAACGCCTCGGACGACTTCGTCCACCGCATCGGCCGCACTGGCCGCGCCGGCAAGAAGGGCGTCGCCACCACCTTTGTCATGCCCCAGGAGCGTCACGACGCCCGCAAGCTCGAGCGCGAACTAAAGATAAAGTTTGAGTGGCGCGAAGCCGATAAGAACCTTGAGAAGGAAGTCCGCAACGCACCCCTCGACACAACAGCTCAGGGACAGGACCTCATGCAGCTTGAAACCCGCTCCTGGAAGGGCAACGATCCCGTCACACCGATGACGACGCCCAACGCCAACTATGGCGGCAACAAGAGTGGCTTCCGCAGCCGCAACGGTGGCGGCGGCTTCTCTGGCGGACGTAACTCCGGTGGCCGTGGCCCCGGTGGCCGTCCCAACAGCAACAGCCGCCCCGGCAGCAGCCGCTCCGGCCCAGCCCGCCGCGGTCAGTAA
- a CDS encoding VIT1/CCC1 transporter family protein: MSENLPNLTEFSEIVANDKNFVLRIVQPGLAGLMDGSVSTLAPIFATAFATHNSRTVFLIGAASAVGAGISMAFSEGLSDDGELTGRGNPIFRGIVTGLMTFIGGFLHTLPFLIPNVHTALTWAYGVVGVELVVIALIRHRYFKTSFALSCLQVIVGGGLVFAAGVLIGQS; the protein is encoded by the coding sequence ATGTCGGAAAACCTCCCTAACCTGACCGAGTTCAGCGAAATCGTCGCCAACGACAAGAACTTTGTCCTGCGCATCGTTCAACCTGGTCTGGCCGGGCTTATGGACGGCTCCGTCTCTACCCTCGCGCCCATCTTTGCCACCGCGTTTGCCACGCATAACTCGCGCACCGTCTTCCTCATCGGAGCAGCTTCAGCAGTCGGTGCTGGCATCTCCATGGCTTTCTCCGAAGGCCTCTCCGACGACGGCGAACTCACCGGGCGCGGCAATCCCATCTTCCGCGGTATCGTCACCGGCCTGATGACCTTCATCGGCGGCTTTCTTCACACGCTACCGTTTCTCATCCCCAACGTTCACACGGCTCTTACGTGGGCGTACGGAGTTGTCGGCGTTGAGCTCGTCGTCATCGCTCTCATCCGCCATCGCTACTTCAAGACCAGCTTCGCGCTCTCCTGCCTCCAGGTCATCGTAGGCGGTGGTCTGGTCTTCGCCGCCGGCGTTCTCATCGGCCAGTCCTGA